CATCCATTCCCGAAGGACCTTGTTCAAACCAAGAACAGTCATAACCAAACCATGATCTAAGTGCTTCCTTAGCAGAAAAAGTAAAAAAACTTTCAGGATATACATTTCCATATATTTCTATGTTTCGAGGGGTCGAAATAACTGTAATCCTACACCCCTTCATCACATTTACGTCAACAGAATCGCCACGAACGGTATAGGAATTAATTATTCCAGAAAGGTCGATGTCGTATTTCTTTTCAACGTTGTTGATATCGATAAGGGATATACTTGCGCGTTTATTCGAATCAAGAACCAAATCAACACTAGTGTTTTGATTAAGCTCTGAATGAAAATAATTTTTTCTTACAATTTTTATTTCATTTTCCTGCACAAATTTATACTCAAACCCAGCAACACAACCATAATCATCAGGAACAGCTACAGGTCCAAAAGAAAATTTCACATCACAAATAGAATCAAAAGGACAGATAATCCTAATGAAATTTGTCATTATTCCATGCTCTTTCATTATATAGGAACATTCTCCCTCACCTGGATTTCCTCCGGTTGCAGGCATATCACACGCCACAAAACACAAGACTATCGATACAAGCAACATCCATAATTTTTTCATATATCACCTCAACAGAAGTATGGGAAGTGCAGGGAGATAGGTTCTCGTATGGTTTTCATTTTTGCAAACACCCCATGACTTTTGAGACATTTACTCTTCGCAGATACAATAATATAACTTTTCATGATCATTCATATCATTTATTCTAGAAGATGGTGCGAATTACATGGTTTCAAAACGACATTTGTATGGATTCCCGATCTCGCGGGAATGACGATGGGAAAAAGCCCCGGACTTTTGCAAGTCCAGGGCCTTTGTGAGTGAGGAGGAAAGTGTGTAAGGTGACCCCGCAACAAGTGCGGGGTGACAAGTTTAATGGACAGTGAGTTTCATGGTCTTTTGCATGGAGCCGCTCTTGACGATGGCAAAGTACATGCCGGGTGCGAGAGAAGCGTTCTTGCCAAACTCGGCGAGGCCTTCGCCGTGGCCGCGCTGCGAGCCAATGAACTTGCCGTTCACACCAACAAGATGGACAACGTAATCATTTGCAGGGGCATTCACCATCAGCGCAACGGATGCGTGAGAGTACGGCACGCGACTTACGGAGAGCGAAGCGTTACGCATTTGGGCCTGCGGGAGTGCCGTCGGATCAGACTTCAAATTATACCAGTCTACGTTGCCAAGGTAAGTGTCTTCGCCAGTGTACGTGAACGTGAGCTTTTGCTTGCCCGCCGGGAGCGTAATCTTCGTAGAAGATTCATACCAGTCGTTCCATCCCTTAGACTTTGCGGGGTCCACAGAGAGCGTTCCGAGAATCTTGCCCGTAGAATCCGTGACCGTGATGACACTTTCTTTTTCGGAGCCTGTGGCAACGCGACCCGTCAAGACGTAGCTACCTGCAGCCGGGACATTTATGTAGTACTGCGTCCAGTCACCATCATTGATCCAGCCGATGTTCGGAGTACCAACAGAATCTTCTTCAATTTGCACGCCGTCCATAGCCACATAGTTTTCAGCCTGAATCTTGTCCGAAATTTCGAGCGGTTCGAACGGAGCGTTCGTCACCTTGAGATTGCCATCGAATTCATAGACCTTACCTGGAACGGTCGAAGTCGAGAATTTATTTGTACCAGACACAACATTAAGCGTGCTACCGACGAGAGATTTAATTGCAACATAGGTCAGCTTGCCGCCCTTCCATGCCATGGAATCAATTTCAAAACCGCCACGAGCGCGAATGCCCTTGACAGTTCCGTTTGCCCACTGCGACGGGAGTGCCGGAAGAAGATTAATTCTGTTGTTATGGCTCTGCATGAGCATTTCGTTCACGCCAGAGACAGCACCGAAGTTACCATCAATCTGGAACGGCGGATGTGCATCGAACAAGTTATTGTAAGTCTTGCTCGGCGTGAGAAGCATGCGAATCATTCTGTAAGCATGATCGCCATCGTGCATACGTGCCCAGAAGTTAATCTTCCAAGCGAGAGACCAACCGGTAGCATCATCGCCGCGCTGTTGGAGCGTAACGCCTGCGCCCTTGATCAAGTCCGGAGTTTCTTCCGGAGTAATCTGAGCACTCGGGAAAAGGCCGTACAAGTGAGAAATGTGACGGTTCTTGTTGTTCGGATCATCCCAATCTTGGAGCCATTCCGTAATTTGTCCGTACTTACCCGTCTTTGTCGGTGGGAGGCGCTTGACGGTTGCTTCCATCTTGGCACGGACATCTTCGTCAACGCCGAGAATCTTGGAAGCTTCAATCGTGTAGTTCAAAACGTCGCGGATAATCTGGTTGTCCATCGTTGGACCAAAGCAAACGTTGTATCCACCGTGGTCATTTTCCGGGGAATCGCTCGGAGCGGTGACTAAATACTTGTTGCCCGTAGTCGGTTCTTCGACGAGGCTGTTCACGAAGAAGAGTGCGGCACCCTTCATCGTCGGGTAAACATCCTTGAGGTATTCCTTGTCGGTCGGATTGTAGAGGAAGTGTTCCCAAAGGTGCGTGCTGAGCCAGCCAGCGCCACTCGGCCAAAGTCCCCACGCACCGTCAATCGGAGCAGAACGGTTCCAGAGGTCGGTATTGTGGTGTTCTACCCAACCTTCGTCAACGCCCCAATGCACTTTAGCAGTCTTTTCGCCCTGCGGCACCATGGACTTGATTTTGTCAATGAGCGGCCAAACGCATTCTTCGAGGTTGCCGGATTCTGCCGGCCAATAGTTCATTTCGAGGTTGATGTTCGTGGTGTACTTACTGCCCCAAATCGGGTTCGTGTCCTTGTTCCAGATGCCCTGCAAGTTGGCCGGCTGGCCACCCTTACGGGAGCTTGCGATGAGCAAGTAACGGCCATACTGGTAATGAAGTTCTACGAGAGACGGGTCGTTCGTGGAATTGAAATTCTTGACGCGGGTAGAGGTGATATCGCCTGCGCTCTTGTCCGCCGTACCGAGGTCCAGCTTGACGCGGTTGAAAATCGTCTGGTAATCCTTGAGATGTGCTGCAAGCAAATCTTCATAGGACTTCTTTGCAACCTTCGACATGATTTCGGATGCGATAGCACCCGGATCGCCACTCACATCGTTATAAGACTTGAAGTTTGTAGCGGTCGTGAGGATAAGCG
This genomic stretch from Fibrobacter sp. UWB2 harbors:
- a CDS encoding glycoside hydrolase N-terminal domain-containing protein gives rise to the protein MFKTKKSFASRILGTAAIACAVGFSSAVATTDNPLTLWYNSDAGTEFTNALPIGNGYMGGLIYGGVEKDYIGLNESTVWSGGPGDNNKQGAASHLKDARDALWRGDYRTAESIVSQYMIGPGPASFQPVGDLVISTSHKGSSNYRRELDLKTAIAKTTYTVGGVKHTREYFASYPDHVIVVHLSADKDGSVSFGATMTTPHRNNRMTSSGNTLIYDVTVNSIKFQNRLTVVTDGGKVSVVNGNINVEGANSATLILTTATNFKSYNDVSGDPGAIASEIMSKVAKKSYEDLLAAHLKDYQTIFNRVKLDLGTADKSAGDITSTRVKNFNSTNDPSLVELHYQYGRYLLIASSRKGGQPANLQGIWNKDTNPIWGSKYTTNINLEMNYWPAESGNLEECVWPLIDKIKSMVPQGEKTAKVHWGVDEGWVEHHNTDLWNRSAPIDGAWGLWPSGAGWLSTHLWEHFLYNPTDKEYLKDVYPTMKGAALFFVNSLVEEPTTGNKYLVTAPSDSPENDHGGYNVCFGPTMDNQIIRDVLNYTIEASKILGVDEDVRAKMEATVKRLPPTKTGKYGQITEWLQDWDDPNNKNRHISHLYGLFPSAQITPEETPDLIKGAGVTLQQRGDDATGWSLAWKINFWARMHDGDHAYRMIRMLLTPSKTYNNLFDAHPPFQIDGNFGAVSGVNEMLMQSHNNRINLLPALPSQWANGTVKGIRARGGFEIDSMAWKGGKLTYVAIKSLVGSTLNVVSGTNKFSTSTVPGKVYEFDGNLKVTNAPFEPLEISDKIQAENYVAMDGVQIEEDSVGTPNIGWINDGDWTQYYINVPAAGSYVLTGRVATGSEKESVITVTDSTGKILGTLSVDPAKSKGWNDWYESSTKITLPAGKQKLTFTYTGEDTYLGNVDWYNLKSDPTALPQAQMRNASLSVSRVPYSHASVALMVNAPANDYVVHLVGVNGKFIGSQRGHGEGLAEFGKNASLAPGMYFAIVKSGSMQKTMKLTVH